gggcacaggaacccCTGAAGGTGGGGAACCACAAATAAAAgggcctgagaggacacctctagaatctctaggtcctccaagcaactctgtggtcaacatggNNNNNNNNNNNNNNNNNNNNNNNNNTTGGCCACCTTTGACCCTCTGGACAATGTCCCCTTCTGACCACCAAGTGACCGGAACACCTGCCGGTCAGTCTTCCTCTCCTGATTGGCCGACAGGACCAGGCTCTTTGTTTCTGCGGCCAACCATCATCCAGGCAGATATCCTGGAGCAGGTGAGCGGTCACAGGTCCATCAGGCACAGCGGTCATTTTTGTCTGGAGCGGCCTAAACATGGTGCTGGAGCTGTACCTGGACCTCCTCTCCCAGCCCTGCAGAGCGGTCTTCATCTTCGCCAAGAAGAACAACATCCCTTTCATCATCAGGAGCATGGAGATGCTCAAAGGTGGGGGTCCTCCGCCAGGGTCCTCCGAGGGCCATCTTTGGCTCCTGAGGCGCTTACACTCCAATTCCAACCATTTGCTTGGTCTTAATTATTTGCTTAATTAATCAATGTTTTCCAGGCCAGCTCTTCAGTGAGGAGTTCAACAAGGTCAACATCCTGAGGAAAGTCCCGGTTTTGAAAGATGGAGACTTCATCCTGGAAGAGAGgtgatattattgttattatgattAAGACTTTCCCCATTCGAAtgaactgcaaataaaaacaaaagtttaaTTATGAGGCTACTAAACGTCCCCGTCACCATGTAATCTTCCTCCTCATTTGGCTCAAAGTACGTTTTACTCAATGAATTCCCCAAAATTGTGAGATGAtcttacagttattattattattattattattattattattattattattcagacttATCCCACTCAAATaaagtgcaaataaaaacaaagtttaaTTATGAGGCTACTAAACGTCCCCGTCACCATGTAATCCTCCTCCTCGTTTTCCTGACCTTCAATTTTTGGCTTGAAGAATGTACTCAAAATGGCGTCTCTTTTCTATATATCCGCAGCACAGCCATCCTCCTCTACTTGACGCGCAAGTACAACACGCCCAGCCATTGGTATCCGCCAGACATGAAGAAACGGGCGCGGGTCGACGAATTCCTGGCCTGGCAGCACAGCAACCTCCGGCCGTGCGCCGCCAAGATCCTCTGGCTCCGGGTGAGCGGCCTCCCAGTCCTCCCACCAAATCCCAGTTGGTTGTTATCGACAGaatcaaaatggtggcaaaaaGCGACACCCCTCAAAAAATGCTGCTCCTCCACTTCACCCTCTCAAAATGGCGTCCATAAAGGACCTTCTTCTGCTCTTCCCTTCCAAAATGGAGGCAGTGTTTTCCCAGAATTCCGCTAAAAGATGGCAATGGATCGCCCTCCCTTTTTTGTCAATGGGGAGCAATGCTATACAGCCGCCATTTTGAGAAAGGCCGTAGACTAAAAAACTCTgctaattatatatattatatgtgtatatatacgaTATATATCATACATACACTAACATATAGATACACACCACATACgataaaatgatatatatataatataaaaccaGATTGCAACATTTGCCAAGGAAAACAtatatttgtaatatatatatatatatatatacacacacacacacatatacagtactgtacatatattacacacacgcacacatatatatttaaaaacagattgcAACGAGCCCCAGtccaacaaacaaataaataaatagaaatgttaattttttagaaaatgatttttaattcatttatttattatttatttttaaatttaattttatttctcatgtttttaattgtgctgcTTTTAATGCTGCgaagtcccagtcctgggaaaagagcagcgtacaaataaatataataaataaataagaatgacttaatttcttttaaaaattgacttatcattaattaatttattatttattcattatttcattttattcttcatGTGTTTCACAATACTGCTTTTAATCCTCTCCCTCCCAGTCCTGGCAAAAGAGCgcagtacaaataaatataataaataaataaaaatgagtaaattatttaaagtactgtaattaattatttattcttaAATTTAATTTAAGTTTTCATACTTTTAATCGTTCTGCTTTTAATGCTGTCAactcccagtcctgggaaaagaatggcttacaaataaatataattgaataaataaataagaatgagttaattatttaaaattaattttcgatttatttatttatttatttattatttttacattttgatttatttttatgttttttatctTATTGCTTTTAAGGCTACTGAACAagttatttaaaattaatttactatttatttttctatttaattttattacatatttcatttttttttcaattgtaCTCCTTTTAATGCAGAGAAGGCCCAGTCCTgcaaaagagtgggatacaaatcaatataagaaatacaaataaataaataaataaataagaatgagttaatttttttaaattgatttttaatttatatattgatCAAAATGGCAGGTGGTGATCCCTCTGTTCCTGGGGCAGCAGATCCCTTCGGAGAAGGTCCAGGATGCCTTGGAGGAGCTGAACATCTCCCTCCAGAAGCTGGACGAGAAGTTCCTCCAGGACCGGCCCTTCATCATCGGCAGTGAGATCTCCCTGGCTGACCTGGTCGCCATTACGGAGCTCATGCAGGTCAACACTCGCACTTGGGACAAGCTTCCCGAACTAACAAAATGGCCGCCCTGCCTAACacgcattttttcccttttccacagCCGATGGGCGCCGGTTGGGACGTCTTCGACGGCCGCCCCAAGCTCCTCGAATGGCGCAAGCGTGTGGAGATGGCGCTGGGCAAGGAGCTCTTCATGGAGGCCCATGCGCGCATCCTTAATGCGCAGGAGCTCAAGAACATCACCATCGACCCACCGCTCAAGGCCCAGATGAAGCCCGTCCTCCTCAAGATGCTCAAGTGAACAAAATGGCCGACGACGGCGGACTCCATCTCTGCCTCGAAACGCCGCTGAGCAGAACCTGCAAATAAAACAATCAACCAAATTAAAACCGGTCCAAGTCCTGTGTTCGAGAGTCAACCAACATTTGACCCAATCctaagatatttcattatatatatatatatatatatatatatatatataaaaataaaacacatgacTGTGATGGCCGATGAAAGGAAATAGGacagttcccccccccaaaaaaagtgtcTTTCcattatgtaaaaataaataaagaagtatATTGAATACatactaaataaatataaacaaataagaaCACAAATGGAATATAGACAGAAGTGGGGCATAAGTACAAACaaatgaatacaaataaatatatggattaaatagtaaataaatataaaaagatgGGAATACAAATGGATGGAAATATAGATAAAAGGGTTTGATTGTACAAAAGTGAGTCacaaatataaacatatatatatatatatatatatatatactgaataaatattaaataaatataaacaaatgggAACACAAATGGATCAATATAGATAGACGTGCTGTGATTGTAAAAAAGGgcataaatataaacaaataaaatattaaaggaatatattgaataaatattaaatataaacaaatatgaatataaatgagaataagtattaataaaaatattgaatacatataaaataaacaaataggaACACAAATGGATGGAAATATCGATAGAAGGAGTTTGTCAAAAGTGCGgcataaatatgaataaataaacatattaaatattaaataaatctaATCAAATACGAACACAAATGGGTGGAAATagaaaggcgggttataaataaatactattattattattattattattattattattagatacaaAGTCTGTGATTGTacaaaagtgggatataaatatgaaCAAGTTGTTGATTATAGTGTTTGTACACAATAGGGTTATAAATGTAAATTGGGCATGGTGAATATTATAGGTACGAATATGGGAAAATTTGGGATAATTCTGAGGGAAAGAGGGTGCTTTCTGTGATAAATTGTCCTGGCTCATGGAACTCTACAGAGGAACGAAGGCGAGGCCTAGTCGGGGGCGGTCCTCCTCCTCGTAGGCCGCCCAATCCCCGGCCTCGCGTGAGGGGAGGTGGCCGACGAAGACGAGGGGTCTCGGACTCCGTCCCTCACAACCACCATGCCCTTCGTGGAGCTGGAGACGAGTCTCCCTCCGGAGCGCCTCCCTCAGGACCTTCCGGCCAAGCTGTGCCGGGCGGCAGCCGAGATCCTAGGAAAGCCCGAGGAGGTGTGAGAGATGAGTAGGCCGCGAGAGAGCACCGGCCTCGCGTAGTCGCCAGGTCGCTTCACCCCTCCATCTCAGGGGGCCGAAATCCTAGGAAAGCCCGAGGTGGTGCGGGAGACGACTAGGCCGCAAATACCCCTCAACTAGGCCGCACGGTAGCCCCGGCCTCGCGTAGTCCATCACCCCACCTCCCCATTCACGTCAAGCGGCCGAGATTCTACGAAAGCCCGAGGAGCGGGGGGCGACTAGGCCGCGAGTAGGCCTCAACTAGGCTGCGGTGAAGCCCCGACCTCGCGTAGTCCACCAGGCCGCCTCACACACCCCAACCATGGGCGGACTCATattttcccccaccctcctggaCTTTATTGtatgtctttcattttgttttattttcgcAGCGCGTGTCGGTGACGGTGAAGGGCGGCGTGTCGATGGTTGTGAACGGGGCAGCTTCCCCGGGAGCCCTGCTTTCTGTCTCGTCGGTGGGGGTGCTAAGTTCGGCCGAGAAGAACCAGCTCCACAGCAGATGCCTCTTCGACCTCCTCCAGAAGGAGCTGGGGCTCGCCGCGGAACGGTGAGGACTGGAGGATGGTCGAAGAAACCATGGAGGACGGGAAACATGGCTGCTGAGGGGCCTACTCTGGCCTCTGGTTCATTATAAAAGAGCTCCCCTCTTCCTGGAagataaatgaagaaaaaaacagccattattattaattattttaataataaataatgaccaataataataaaaataatgactattttcttgttcttctccATCGCCAAAAAGGGgccaattaataattaatattaattaaattaataattcagtattaattaattattaattcccCCACTGTTTGGTGATTGGGAGGACTAGGATATAATATATCCTGAACCACGACCAGGTGCTCTCTGGAGATAACCCTTAATGTTCACATATATGTGCTCATAATAATGATCTATATTTCCTCTAAAAGTTTTATATCattgtattaattttaattattattaaattatatatctcTGAGAGGAGTCAGAATAGACAGCCTCTGGGGGCccctatatactgtatatacatatacatacatacatacatatatatatatatatacacatacatacatatacatatatatatatatgtatgcatacatacacacatatatgtatacatacatacatacatacaaacataccataattaattaattaattaattaattttcccttttctttccaaagGATCATGATCCGCTTCTATCCGATGGAGCCCTGGCAGATCGGGAAGAACGGCACAGTCTTGACTTTCCTCTGATCCAAAGTCCCCTAAAACGCCCCTAAAAAAACACACTTAACCCCATAAAAATCATCTTCTCTCAGTCGCGAGTTCAAATCTTAGACTATCCTTTTCCCTTGAGTTTCCTCATGGACCAATGcactattttaatttaattaatgttAATTTCTTGGACTTTTGTCTCCACAAATCCAGGCCTCATTCTGCGGTCATAACACTACTACTTCCTTCAGGACCAattcaacaataaaacacaattccTGATTtaaaattgtgggtttttctgcCTTGTTATGAACACTGAAGGTGTTTGCTCCTCCAAGTGTATCACAAACATCCCTCGGGATTTCCATTAAGAGACAATAGCTTTGCAAAAGACCCGCTCCCAtactggggatggagcaagcttgttttctgctgctccagggaatagggcccagagcaatggatgcattgCCCCTTCTTATGCCCTGAAGGAATACCTAGAGTCCTAGCGAGGGAANNNNNNNNNNNNNNNNNNNNNNNNNNNNNNNNNNNNNNNNNNNNNNNNNNNNNNNNNNNNNNNNNNNNNNNNNNNNNNNNNNNNNNNNNNNNNNNNNNNNGGGGGGGGCTCTTCTGTGGCTCCCCCTCCCCAGGAATTCCTAGGGAAGGATGGGGAGCTCTGAGTGCAGTTGGCATGCTTGGCACCTGAATGCAGTCACAGAAGTTGGGGttcagggaaggagagaagggtgTCACCCCTGGATGAAAAGGGTTCGAGTGAAAGATGGGTATCTTTTCAAGAAGTTCTGTTGGGCCCAGAGGCTTAATGGGGGCAGCCCTCTTGCAGGATTTTGCTGGGCCTGAGGCTCATGGCTTAACCCAGGACAGAGGAGGACAAAACCTGAGACCAGTTGCCCAACCCATTCGTGGCTGCTGTTGTGTCTGTTTGGGGCCAGAGCTGGGTTGGTTTGCACAACAGCTGCTGAGCTGGAGTGTCAGTCCAGACAGTGTCCTGGCAGCGCCCTGGAAGGTCCACATGCCCTCTTGGCTGCCCCGTCTTGCCCGGTCAGCTGTACCTGCAGCGGTCAGCCCAGGACGGAATCTTGCGAAAGTCGCAGCTGCCTCCTGGCTGAGCCAAGCCCTGTCCATCCAGCTCAGCTGCTCCCTCTTCTGGGTCTGAGCCGTGGGGCTGAGTCCCCCCTGCCCTGCCCAGGGTACTTAGGGGTTCCTTTGAGGAGCCTGTGGGCCTCTCTATGCAGCCATTAGGACCCCTTTTACAGGGC
This Sceloporus undulatus isolate JIND9_A2432 ecotype Alabama chromosome 11, SceUnd_v1.1, whole genome shotgun sequence DNA region includes the following protein-coding sequences:
- the LOC121917040 gene encoding glutathione S-transferase theta-1-like isoform X2, which translates into the protein MVLELYLDLLSQPCRAVFIFAKKNNIPFIIRSMEMLKGQLFSEEFNKVNILRKVPVLKDGDFILEESTAILLYLTRKYNTPSHWYPPDMKKRARVDEFLAWQHSNLRPCAAKILWLRVVIPLFLGQQIPSEKVQDALEELNISLQKLDEKFLQDRPFIIGSEISLADLVAITELMQPMGAGWDVFDGRPKLLEWRKRVEMALGKELFMEAHARILNAQELKNITIDPPLKAQMKPVLLKMLK
- the LOC121917040 gene encoding glutathione S-transferase theta-3-like isoform X1; amino-acid sequence: MVLELYLDLLSQPCRAVFIFAKKNNIPFIIRSMEMLKGQLFSEEFNKVNILRKVPVLKDGDFILEESTAILLYLTRKYNTPSHWYPPDMKKRARVDEFLAWQHSNLRPCAAKILWLRVVIPLFLGQQIPSEKVQDALEELNISLQKLDEKFLQDRPFIIGSEISLADLVAITELMQVNTRTWDKLPELTKWPPCLTRIFSLFHSRWAPVGTSSTAAPSSSNGASVWRWRWARSSSWRPMRASLMRRSSRTSPSTHRSRPR
- the LOC121917042 gene encoding D-dopachrome decarboxylase-like produces the protein MPFVELETSLPPERLPQDLPAKLCRAAAEILGKPEERVSVTVKGGVSMVVNGAASPGALLSVSSVGVLSSAEKNQLHSRCLFDLLQKELGLAAERIMIRFYPMEPWQIGKNGTVLTFL